CTCTCCAAACAATGCTACAAATAACCATGGGAGTCTAATGCGGGATATAGTGAATGAACTGTCGCTTATCTCTTCCTCTTCGGACAGACCTGCAAATTTCTGAATATCCTCCCCGGCTTCTTCATCAATAACGTCAACAATGTCATCTATCGTTATACGTCCCAGTATTATTCCGTTGTCGTCAACAACCGGTACGGATACAAGGTCGTACTTCTTCATCAGGTTTGCAACCTTTTCCTGGTCGTCATCCGGATGAACTGTAATAAGATCTTCCTCAAGAATAGTCGAAACTTTTGTATCGAGAGGGTGAAGCAGAAGGGATTTGAGCAGAATGAATCCCGTTAATTCCTCGTTCTGTTTTGTTACGTAGATGTAATATATATGATCAATTATATCTGCCTTCTTCCGGACTTGTTCAATAGCATCAGCGATCGTAGCATCTTCGAGTACGTGAATAAAATCGCTCGTCATAATACCGCCGGCAGAATCCTCGGGGTATTTGAGAAGCTCTTTTACGTCTTCTGACGATTCCGGTTCAATATATTCAAGAACCTGTTCGGCTATCTGTTCCGGTAATTCGCTTACAATATCGGTAGCATCATCCGTATCGAGTTCGTCAACTATATCTGCGATTTTTTCCGCGTCTACTTCTTCAAGAATTTTTTCGCGCAGGTTCTCGTCAAGCTCAATAATTACTTCGCTGGCGGTTTCAGTGTCGAGAATATTGAAAAGGTAACGGGCTTTCTCTTTATCCAGGTGGTTTATTATTTCGGCAATATCTGCGGGATGGATATCGGTAAAAATTGAAAGCAGGCTCTGTGCCGCTTCTTCTTCAATCAGTACTTTTATATTATCTATTATCTCAGGATCTTCCTCTAGAAGGTCATGAAGACTTCTTAATTCTTCTGCCATCCGGTTTCCTTAATTAATCTTGTAAGTGTTATAAAATCCTGGATTGATAATTCTTCAGCGCGACGCGATAGTGAGAATTGCCCGCTATCAATATTAACGCCCTTAAATATACTATTACTTAACGAATTTTTTAATGTTTTTCTTCTGTTCCCGAACGATGCTTTTACAACCTGAATGAAATCCTCGTCGTCAATTGTATCGTCGGTCCCTTTCGAAAAATTTATTTGCACTATTGCCGACCAGACTTTCGGTTTCGGGTAGAATACATTGGGTGAAATTTTAAAGCAGATTTTTGTTTCGGTAAAATAACCGAGCAGAACGCTCAGTATTCCGTAGTCTTTTGAACCTCGCCCGGAGGTCATCCTTTGTGCCACTTCAAGTTGAACCATCAATAACGCATCGGATATTATCCTGCGGTTTCTTATCAGCTTGAATAATATAGAAGAGGTTATGTTGTAGGGAATATTCCCAATTACTCTAAGAACCTTATCGTTCTGCTTGAGATTATTAATGTCAATATCAAGGAAATCACCGCTTATAATTTTCAATCCGGGGTATTCCTGCCTAAGATCTTCAATTACTCGTGTATCTATTTCTACGACGGTGAAAGGGCCGGTTTTTTCATAAAGTAATTTTGTTAGAGAACCTGTTCCGGGCCCTATTTCCACAATACATTCCTCCCGGGAAGGATTGAATGAATCTATGATCTTGTGGACTATATTATTATCGGTTAAATAATTTTGTCCGAATTTTTTAAGAGGTTTTACTCTGCCCGGCATATTTACTGCTTTACAGTTTGGAGATTTCTTTAACGCAATATAAGGTTTACCTCTCTAATATTATTTATATTTCATCAGACAATTGAAATAAAATTATATCATGTTTGAGTTGATCTTTTTAACTGGTCTTTCATTCTACTTTATCGAGATTCTTATTTTCACAATCGGAGCGGGGATCAGGTTCGGGAAAATTGATGATATAGACCTTCCGCCGATATCCGTGATTGTTGCCGCCAGGAATGAAGAGGAGAATATTCTCGATTGCCTCTCCTCCCTCCAAAACCTGATCTACCCTGAAGAAAAAATAGAAATCATAATCGTCAATGATCATTCAACAGACCGCACGGGAGAAATTATTGAATCGTTTATTTCGGAAAAAAAACGCTTCCGGCTTATTACTCCGTCAGAATCGATCGGACATCTCAAAGGGAAAACAAATGCTCTGGCCAATGCCGTAAAAATTTCTAACGGTGAGATTATACTAACTACCGATGCCGATTGTAAGGTGAACCCCAAATGGGCTCTTACGCTCGCATCATACTTTAAACCGGACGTCGGCTTTGTTGGCGGTTATACTACTCAAGGAGATGCAACCCCGTTTTTCGGGATGCAGGCAATCGATTTTATCTACCTTCTTACTGTGGCTGCAGGTTCTATCAATCTTAAGAAACCTCTCAGCTGCATCGGCAATAATATGTCGTATAGAAAGTCTGCCTATCTTGAAGTCGGCGGCTATGAGAATTTGAAATTCTCCGTAACAGAGGATTTTAATTTACTCATGGCAATTCACCATCTTAAGAAATACAAAATCATTTATCCGCTGGATAAAGGGGGACTTGTCACATCAAAACCTTGCCCAGATTTAAAATCACTTTTCTGGCAGAAGAAGAGATGGGGTGTTGGTGGAATTGAAAGCGATTTTATTGGCTACATGGTTATGGTATGGGGATATATTTCAAATCTTGGACTATTATTAACACCTTTCTTTTTCACTACTACGGCTTTATATTTGTGCCTCTTAAAATTATGTATCGACTATTTTTTTGTTTTACCGGTCTTTAATAAACTTGGCTTGAAAATAAAGGTTCTTCACTTTTTTGCATTTGAGATTTATTTCATTCTTTATGTGATTCTTCTTCCGTTTATTGTCCTGCCGGACAGGAAGGTAAAATGGAAAGGAAGGGAATTTTAACCCGGTTTTAATTTATCTTTTATAAAAATTTTTTTTAATGAGGTCTAAACGCTTTACTACAAATAAATTGTATGATCTTTAAAATCCCGAACAAATGGTTTGCAGAACGTTATATGAAAAAAAGTATTCTAATTTTCCTCTTTCTCGCTAATGTAATCAATTCGCAAAGTACCGAGCTTTTCCCGGGAAGTATTAACATCCAGCCGTTTTCCGCAAATACTCTGGAGCCGAGATTGGGTTTTTTGTTTCATTTTTCTAAAAATGAACTGCGGCTTGATATCGGTAATTCAATCGATATTTATCATTATAGAATAAATGATAGCGAGAAACTCTCTATAGGTGCGGATCTTTTTACCTATACATTGCTGAGAGGGGAGAAGGATTTTCATTTCCCTGTTGATGCTGTCGATTACCTGTTCGGTATTAATGCAGGTTATAAAAAATCTGAAGGTAACATTGAATACGGAGCCCGCGTTAGATTAAGTCATATTAGTGCTCATTTTGTTGATGGTCATTACGACGGAGTAAATCAGCAGTGGAGAGACGGGCTCAATCCTAGAGTCTATAGCCGGGAGTTTGTAGAACTGATGCCGTTTTATAAAATCAACTCATTCAGAGCATATGCCGGATTTACTTATTTATTCCATGTTACACCTGAATTCATCGGCCGGACAAATTATCAATTAGGATTCGATTATTTTGCCCCAGGTTTGTTGGTAGAGAATCTAACACCATTTGCAGCATACGACATTAAACTAATTAATATAGGCACGTATTCCGCCAATCATTCATTCTCAGCCGGAATTAAATTCGGCAAACCTGATTCGCGCGGTATTAGTCTCTATTTCCATTTTTACTCCGGTAAAAGTATACACGGGGAGTATTTCGATTTTCCTAAAGCCTATTCGGCTGTTGGCATTAATCTGGATCTCTGATAATGTCTGATTCCTACGCTAATAAATCGTACTCTTCTTTTTTAACATCGAAAAAAAAATCGGTATTAATTCATATCTCTCTTTTCGTTATTACATTTTTAACAACCATTATTGCCGGCATGGAATGGACGACGGGTAAGATGGGCCCTTATGAAGTAAACGAAATGATGCGCGGGCTTCCGTATGCGCTTTCGATTCTATTTGTTTTAACCGTTCATGAGTTCGGACATTATTTTGCCGCTCTTTATCACAAAGTAAAAGCAACACTACCATATTTCATCCCGTTCCCTCCGATCCCGGGATTTTTTAATTTCGGTACAATGGGAGCTGTCATCAAAACTAAATCCGTAATTCCAAACAACAGGGCAATGTTCGATATCGGTGTCGCAGGACCTATTGCAGGATTCCTTGCCAGTACCGCTTTG
This window of the Melioribacteraceae bacterium genome carries:
- a CDS encoding DUF1207 domain-containing protein, whose amino-acid sequence is MKKSILIFLFLANVINSQSTELFPGSINIQPFSANTLEPRLGFLFHFSKNELRLDIGNSIDIYHYRINDSEKLSIGADLFTYTLLRGEKDFHFPVDAVDYLFGINAGYKKSEGNIEYGARVRLSHISAHFVDGHYDGVNQQWRDGLNPRVYSREFVELMPFYKINSFRAYAGFTYLFHVTPEFIGRTNYQLGFDYFAPGLLVENLTPFAAYDIKLINIGTYSANHSFSAGIKFGKPDSRGISLYFHFYSGKSIHGEYFDFPKAYSAVGINLDL
- the rsmA gene encoding 16S rRNA (adenine(1518)-N(6)/adenine(1519)-N(6))-dimethyltransferase RsmA, with the protein product MPGRVKPLKKFGQNYLTDNNIVHKIIDSFNPSREECIVEIGPGTGSLTKLLYEKTGPFTVVEIDTRVIEDLRQEYPGLKIISGDFLDIDINNLKQNDKVLRVIGNIPYNITSSILFKLIRNRRIISDALLMVQLEVAQRMTSGRGSKDYGILSVLLGYFTETKICFKISPNVFYPKPKVWSAIVQINFSKGTDDTIDDEDFIQVVKASFGNRRKTLKNSLSNSIFKGVNIDSGQFSLSRRAEELSIQDFITLTRLIKETGWQKN
- the mgtE gene encoding magnesium transporter, translated to MAEELRSLHDLLEEDPEIIDNIKVLIEEEAAQSLLSIFTDIHPADIAEIINHLDKEKARYLFNILDTETASEVIIELDENLREKILEEVDAEKIADIVDELDTDDATDIVSELPEQIAEQVLEYIEPESSEDVKELLKYPEDSAGGIMTSDFIHVLEDATIADAIEQVRKKADIIDHIYYIYVTKQNEELTGFILLKSLLLHPLDTKVSTILEEDLITVHPDDDQEKVANLMKKYDLVSVPVVDDNGIILGRITIDDIVDVIDEEAGEDIQKFAGLSEEEEISDSSFTISRIRLPWLFVALFGEMISAVVLSSFQASIEKILIASFFIPVVMAMGGSSGTQAAIVMVRRLTEHDVWFKTSYKKILKEFLVGLFNGIVCGVILIIATHYLFNAEFKFSIVLSISLLVIMIFATVMGATIPLMLKRFGADPAVATGPFVATMNDIFGLTIYLSIITFAFL
- a CDS encoding glycosyltransferase, whose protein sequence is MFELIFLTGLSFYFIEILIFTIGAGIRFGKIDDIDLPPISVIVAARNEEENILDCLSSLQNLIYPEEKIEIIIVNDHSTDRTGEIIESFISEKKRFRLITPSESIGHLKGKTNALANAVKISNGEIILTTDADCKVNPKWALTLASYFKPDVGFVGGYTTQGDATPFFGMQAIDFIYLLTVAAGSINLKKPLSCIGNNMSYRKSAYLEVGGYENLKFSVTEDFNLLMAIHHLKKYKIIYPLDKGGLVTSKPCPDLKSLFWQKKRWGVGGIESDFIGYMVMVWGYISNLGLLLTPFFFTTTALYLCLLKLCIDYFFVLPVFNKLGLKIKVLHFFAFEIYFILYVILLPFIVLPDRKVKWKGREF